GGTCGGAGACCTGCTTGTGGTCCTCCCGGGTCTTGCCCTTGCCCACAGCGTTGTTCATGAGGCGGGAGAGGGAGGGGAGGGGGTCGATGGGCGGGTAGATGCCTTTACGGTGGAGCTCCCGGGAGAGCTGGATCTGCCCCTCGGTGATGTAGCCCGTGAGGTCAGGGATGGGGTGGGTGCGGTCGTCGTCGGGCATGGAGAGGATGGGGATCTGGGTCACGGAGCCCTTCTTCCCCTGCACCACCCCGGCCCGCTCGTAGATGGTGGCCAGGTCGGTGTACATGTAACCGGGGTAGCCGCGGCGCCCCGGGATCTCCTCGCGGCTCGCCCCGATCTCCCTGAGGGCCTCGCAGTAGTTGGTCATGTCGGTGAGGATGACCAGCACGTGGTAGTCGTGCTCAAAGGCCAGGTACTCGGCCACGGTGAGGGCCATGCGGGGGGTGAGGATCCTTTCAATGGTGGGGTCGTCCGCCTTGTTGAGGAAAAGCACCGAGCGGGAAAGGGCCCCTGTGCGCTCAAACTCCTGGATGAAGTAGGAGAGCTCCCGCTGGGTGATGCCCATGGCGGCGAAGACCACGGCGAAGGGCTCCTCCTCCTCCCCCTCCCCTGAGAGGTCGGGGCGCACCGTGGCCTGGCGGGCGATCTGGGCGGCGATCTCGTTGGCGGGGAGGCCCGAGCCGGAGAAGATGGGGAGCTTCTGCCCCCGCACCAGGGTGTTCATCACGTCAATGGTGGAGATGCCCGTCTGGATGAACTCCTCCGGCTTCCTCCGGGCCACGGGGTTCAGGGGAAGGCCCACGATGGGCAGGCGCTTCTCCGGGGTGATGGGGGGAAGGCCGTCGATGGGCTTGCCGATGCCGTTGAAGCGCCGCCCCAGCATCTCCTTGGAAACCCCAAGCCGGGCCACTTCCTCCACCAGGCTCACGCTGGTGGTGGCGAGGTCCAGGCCCGTGGTCTCCTCAAACACCTGGATGACCGCGTACTCCTCGGAGACCTCGATGACCTGCCCGCCGCGGACGCGGCCCGTGCCGTCCCTGATGTCCACGATGGCCCCATAGGCCAGGTCCCTGGCGTTCTCCACGAAGAGCAGGGGCCCCGAGATGTAGGTGACGCCCGTGTACTCCCTTCTCAAGAGGTCCACGCTTCCCTCCTTTAGGCTAGAGCCTTGAAGGCCCCTCCGACCTCCCTCATGGCCTCCTCATAGTGGCGGGGGAACTCCTCCTCGCTCATGTAACGGGCCCGGCCGATGCTTTCCACCACGGGGAGCTGGAGGATCTCGTCGATGGACGCCCCCCGCCGGATGGCTGCCTCCGCCTCCTTATAGAAGGCCAGGATCATCTTCATGATGCCGTAGGCCTTCCGCATGGAGCAGTAGGCGTCCACCTCGTGGTAGGCGTTCTGCTGCAGGAAGTCCTCGCGGATGATCCGCCCCACCTCAATGACCAGGCGCTCGGCATCCTGGAGGGCGTCGGGCCCCACCAGCTGGACGATCTCCTGGAGGCCCGCCTCCCTCTGCAGGAGCTCGGAGATGGCATCCCGGAGCTCAGGGTAGTCTGGGGCCACGTTCTCCCGGTACCAGGGGTCTAGGGCCTCGGTGAACAAACTATA
The genomic region above belongs to Thermus sediminis and contains:
- a CDS encoding V-type ATP synthase subunit B, with amino-acid sequence MDLLRREYTGVTYISGPLLFVENARDLAYGAIVDIRDGTGRVRGGQVIEVSEEYAVIQVFEETTGLDLATTSVSLVEEVARLGVSKEMLGRRFNGIGKPIDGLPPITPEKRLPIVGLPLNPVARRKPEEFIQTGISTIDVMNTLVRGQKLPIFSGSGLPANEIAAQIARQATVRPDLSGEGEEEEPFAVVFAAMGITQRELSYFIQEFERTGALSRSVLFLNKADDPTIERILTPRMALTVAEYLAFEHDYHVLVILTDMTNYCEALREIGASREEIPGRRGYPGYMYTDLATIYERAGVVQGKKGSVTQIPILSMPDDDRTHPIPDLTGYITEGQIQLSRELHRKGIYPPIDPLPSLSRLMNNAVGKGKTREDHKQVSDQLYSAYANGVDIRRLVAIIGEDALTENDRRYLQFADAFEKHFINQGQQNRSIEESLQSAWSLLSMLPQGELKRISRDHIGKYYGQKLEEIWGTPQALD